Proteins encoded in a region of the Nonomuraea helvata genome:
- a CDS encoding serine/threonine-protein kinase, with protein MTRCAQPGCTGTIEDGYCDLCGHSAGAPAPPSPSSVPVQTQPVSRSVTSPVSSGRSRAGRLATIADLPSVPYRDPTTAVMSDPVVPEDKRFCANPACGKMVGRSREGRPGLTDGFCPHCRTQFSFTPKLGKDDLVAGQYRVLGCLAHGGLGWIYLASDENLDGMWVVLKGLLNTNDAEALAAAEAERKFLTTMDHPNIVKILNFQRSGGFGYIVMEYVGGQSLHELRRQGPLPLRETLMYGREILQAFAYLHEHGMVYCDLKPANVIRVGKRLKLIDMGAVLPIGSPAGSGWATPGYHAPEVETASAAATADLYTVARTLAVLAVPGFVPYANGVAAPLPDDCGHPSFTRLLRKATAVNPADRFQSAEEMEEQLIGVLREVSALEDGVPYPAPSPMFGPERTAVGTALSEDGDKVFGPLDPAEVAAALPVPLVDPADPAAGALAGLLGRDSKELIDQLAAMPQTPETKLMRARLLAEEGAAGAPVVLSELDRELPGDWRVTWYRGVLSLTTRQTDEAVSMFDWCLSALPGELAPKLALAFALECAGKPAAGWYEAVWRTDHSYVSAAFGLARSGRMSVLDEVPSHSIYRVSAQVAQAISVVRRPDLSLLTTADLVGAADRLDRQTDLHPRRRDLLTAELLTSALTWLDGHTPSSGAQLAGAPFTETGLRRRLESIYRKLAVAAESRQERHELIDQANAVRPRTWL; from the coding sequence ATGACCCGCTGCGCGCAGCCCGGCTGCACGGGCACGATCGAGGACGGCTACTGCGACCTGTGCGGCCACTCGGCCGGCGCGCCCGCGCCTCCCTCCCCATCTTCGGTCCCGGTCCAGACCCAGCCGGTGAGCAGGTCGGTCACCTCGCCGGTGAGCAGCGGCCGGTCGCGGGCGGGCAGGCTGGCCACCATCGCCGACCTGCCGTCGGTGCCCTACCGCGACCCGACCACGGCCGTCATGAGCGACCCCGTGGTGCCCGAGGACAAGCGGTTCTGCGCCAACCCGGCGTGCGGGAAGATGGTCGGCCGGTCCAGGGAGGGGCGGCCCGGGCTGACGGACGGGTTCTGCCCGCACTGCCGTACCCAGTTCTCCTTCACCCCCAAGCTGGGCAAGGACGACCTGGTGGCGGGCCAGTACCGGGTGCTGGGCTGCCTGGCGCACGGCGGGCTGGGCTGGATCTACCTGGCCTCCGACGAGAACCTCGACGGCATGTGGGTGGTGCTCAAGGGCCTGCTCAACACCAACGACGCCGAGGCTCTGGCGGCGGCGGAGGCGGAGCGGAAGTTCCTCACGACGATGGACCACCCCAACATCGTCAAGATCCTCAACTTCCAGCGCTCCGGCGGCTTCGGTTACATCGTCATGGAGTACGTGGGCGGCCAGTCGCTCCACGAGCTGCGCCGCCAGGGCCCGCTGCCGCTGCGCGAGACCCTCATGTACGGCAGGGAGATCCTGCAGGCGTTCGCCTACCTGCACGAGCACGGCATGGTCTACTGCGATCTCAAACCGGCCAACGTGATCAGGGTCGGCAAGCGGCTCAAGCTCATCGACATGGGCGCGGTGCTGCCCATCGGCTCGCCGGCGGGCTCCGGCTGGGCCACGCCCGGCTACCACGCCCCGGAGGTCGAGACCGCTTCCGCCGCCGCCACCGCCGACCTCTACACCGTGGCCAGGACGCTGGCGGTGCTGGCCGTCCCGGGCTTCGTCCCGTACGCGAACGGCGTGGCCGCGCCGCTGCCCGACGACTGCGGGCACCCGTCCTTCACCCGGCTGCTGCGCAAGGCGACCGCCGTCAACCCCGCTGACAGGTTCCAGAGCGCGGAGGAGATGGAGGAGCAGCTCATCGGGGTGCTGCGGGAGGTGAGCGCGCTCGAGGACGGCGTGCCGTACCCGGCGCCCTCGCCGATGTTCGGGCCGGAGCGGACCGCGGTGGGCACGGCGCTGTCGGAGGACGGCGACAAGGTGTTCGGGCCGCTCGACCCGGCAGAGGTCGCGGCCGCCCTGCCGGTGCCGCTGGTCGATCCGGCCGACCCGGCGGCGGGCGCGCTGGCCGGGCTGCTCGGCCGCGACAGCAAGGAGCTGATCGACCAGCTCGCCGCGATGCCGCAGACGCCCGAGACGAAGCTGATGCGGGCCAGGCTGCTGGCCGAGGAGGGCGCGGCGGGGGCTCCGGTCGTGCTGAGCGAGCTGGACAGGGAGCTGCCGGGTGACTGGCGCGTGACCTGGTACCGCGGGGTGCTCTCGCTGACCACGCGGCAGACGGACGAGGCCGTGTCGATGTTCGACTGGTGCCTGTCGGCGCTGCCGGGTGAGCTGGCGCCGAAGCTGGCGCTGGCGTTCGCGCTGGAGTGCGCGGGCAAGCCGGCGGCCGGCTGGTACGAGGCCGTCTGGCGGACCGATCACTCCTACGTGAGCGCGGCTTTCGGGCTGGCCAGGTCGGGCCGGATGAGCGTGCTGGACGAGGTGCCGTCCCACTCGATCTACCGGGTGTCGGCGCAGGTGGCGCAGGCGATCTCCGTCGTACGGCGGCCCGATCTGAGCCTGCTCACCACGGCCGACCTCGTGGGCGCGGCCGACCGGCTGGACCGGCAGACCGACCTCCACCCGCGCCGCCGCGACCTGCTCACCGCCGAGCTGCTCACCTCTGCGCTGACCTGGCTCGACGGCCATACCCCGTCGTCCGGCGCGCAACTGGCGGGCGCGCCGTTCACCGAGACGGGGCTGCGCAGGCGGCTCGAGTCGATCTACCGCAAGCTGGCGGTCGCGGCCGAGTCACGCCAGGAGCGCCACGAGCTCATCGACCAGGCGAACGCCGTACGACCGAGGACGTGGTTGTGA
- a CDS encoding amylo-alpha-1,6-glucosidase, producing the protein MEARPAVDDAALGREALAVLEANWTGTGTVPAPGLYPHQWSWDSAFVVIGLARHRPDRARDELLSLLRGQWATGMVPHIVFHTREAYFPGPSVWRSQEHAAAPHVLTSGLTSPPMHALALWWLYRHTGDVAFVRRAFPALVAQHAYLSSARDLGGAGLAAIVHPWESGMDDSPSWDDALAALPAIRYGYRNVELDERHPDSDHDRYVWLAMRYRDAGYRAEYLRDEHPFAIEDPMFNGIWLASCQALAELAPLAGADPAPHAEQADRIRQAMLDRLWDGCFYARDLRTDRLIRVCTVGAFGPLLDPGLPSDHLRAAVEVLESARFMGATGYPVPSCEIRATQFDRTRYWRGPSWVNTNWLLRRAAAVHSLDQLGQQLTNCTLRLVRQAGFRECFDPFDGSGRGCRDFSWSAALTLDLLADTVVE; encoded by the coding sequence ATGGAGGCGCGGCCCGCGGTCGACGATGCCGCGCTCGGGCGCGAGGCGCTGGCCGTGCTCGAGGCGAACTGGACAGGCACTGGCACCGTGCCCGCGCCAGGTCTCTATCCGCACCAATGGAGCTGGGACTCCGCGTTCGTCGTCATCGGCCTGGCCAGGCACCGGCCCGACCGGGCCCGCGACGAGCTGCTCAGCCTGCTGCGCGGGCAGTGGGCCACCGGCATGGTGCCGCACATCGTCTTCCACACGCGAGAGGCGTACTTCCCTGGTCCTTCCGTGTGGCGCTCGCAGGAGCATGCTGCCGCGCCACACGTGCTGACCTCGGGGCTCACCTCGCCGCCGATGCACGCGCTGGCCCTGTGGTGGCTCTACCGGCACACCGGCGACGTCGCGTTCGTCAGGAGGGCCTTCCCGGCGCTGGTCGCCCAGCACGCCTACCTCTCCTCGGCCCGCGACCTCGGCGGCGCGGGCCTGGCCGCGATCGTGCACCCGTGGGAGTCGGGCATGGACGACAGCCCGTCCTGGGACGACGCGCTGGCCGCGCTGCCCGCGATCAGGTACGGCTATCGCAACGTGGAGCTGGACGAGCGCCACCCGGACAGCGACCACGACCGCTACGTCTGGCTGGCCATGCGCTACCGGGACGCCGGATACCGGGCCGAGTACCTGCGGGACGAGCACCCGTTCGCGATCGAGGACCCGATGTTCAACGGGATCTGGCTGGCCTCCTGCCAGGCCCTGGCCGAGCTGGCGCCCCTGGCGGGCGCCGACCCGGCGCCCCACGCCGAGCAGGCCGACCGCATCAGGCAGGCCATGCTCGACCGCCTCTGGGACGGCTGCTTCTACGCCCGCGACCTGCGGACCGACCGGCTGATCCGGGTCTGCACGGTGGGCGCCTTCGGTCCGCTGCTGGACCCGGGGCTGCCCAGCGACCACCTGCGCGCGGCCGTGGAGGTGCTGGAGTCGGCCAGGTTCATGGGGGCCACCGGCTATCCGGTGCCGAGCTGCGAGATCCGCGCCACCCAGTTCGACCGTACGCGCTACTGGCGCGGGCCTTCCTGGGTGAACACCAACTGGCTGCTGCGCAGGGCCGCGGCCGTGCACTCGCTCGACCAGCTCGGCCAGCAGCTCACCAACTGCACGCTGCGCCTGGTGCGGCAGGCCGGCTTCCGCGAGTGCTTCGACCCCTTCGACGGCAGCGGGCGCGGGTGCCGGGACTTCTCGTGGAGTGCGGCGCTCACCCTCGATCTGCTCGCCGATACCGTGGTGGAATGA
- a CDS encoding YtxH domain-containing protein: MRYRMTFAAGMAIGYVLGSRAGRERYEQIKRTAQRVADNPRVQEVAGVMGAQASKLAGMARSRVGDTLQNRIPFLSSDRHDPDTGTGWPDEDVVDRKARESGIPY; encoded by the coding sequence ATGCGTTATCGGATGACATTCGCTGCTGGTATGGCGATCGGCTACGTGCTGGGCAGCCGGGCGGGTCGCGAACGGTACGAGCAGATCAAGCGGACGGCGCAGCGTGTCGCCGACAACCCGAGGGTCCAGGAGGTCGCCGGTGTGATGGGCGCCCAGGCGTCGAAGCTGGCGGGAATGGCCCGTTCCAGGGTGGGCGACACGCTGCAGAACCGCATTCCCTTCCTCAGTTCCGACCGGCACGATCCCGACACGGGCACGGGCTGGCCGGATGAGGACGTCGTGGACCGCAAGGCTCGCGAGAGCGGCATACCGTACTGA
- a CDS encoding protein phosphatase 2C domain-containing protein codes for MLEGETYCEACGHTLGAPACASCGAHAVDAEGYCERCGARQPTGRDHAETVLDGGAAAAVTDKGLRRSRNEDAVALLTSGANIVTVVCDGVGSSPRADEASAVAVETASAALARGLPHDEAFDLAGRAVAKLATSVHDAPASTYIAAVVEEGRFTLGWAGDTRAYWLPDPERGSAMTQGVLLTEDDAVETGEITAWLGADAVDVAPHVRTFAPKEPGLLLVCSDGLWRYLDGYAFPTTGTPIEMAREMLRHALDSGGQDNVTIALIPLGVTHG; via the coding sequence GTGCTGGAGGGTGAGACCTACTGCGAGGCGTGCGGCCACACGCTCGGCGCGCCGGCCTGCGCGTCGTGCGGTGCGCACGCCGTGGACGCGGAGGGCTACTGCGAGCGGTGCGGCGCCCGCCAGCCCACCGGCAGGGACCATGCGGAGACCGTGCTCGACGGCGGCGCGGCGGCGGCCGTCACGGACAAGGGGCTGCGCCGCAGCCGCAACGAGGACGCGGTGGCGCTGCTCACGTCCGGGGCGAACATCGTGACCGTGGTCTGCGACGGCGTGGGCAGCTCGCCCAGGGCCGACGAGGCGTCCGCGGTGGCCGTCGAGACCGCCTCCGCCGCGCTGGCCAGGGGGCTGCCGCACGATGAGGCGTTCGACCTGGCCGGGCGGGCGGTGGCCAAGCTCGCCACGTCCGTCCACGACGCGCCGGCCAGCACGTACATCGCCGCCGTCGTCGAGGAGGGCCGGTTCACGCTCGGCTGGGCCGGCGACACCCGGGCCTACTGGCTGCCGGACCCCGAGCGAGGCTCGGCAATGACACAGGGTGTGCTGCTGACCGAGGACGACGCGGTCGAGACCGGCGAGATCACCGCCTGGCTCGGCGCCGACGCCGTCGACGTCGCGCCCCACGTACGCACCTTCGCCCCGAAGGAGCCCGGCCTGCTGCTCGTCTGCAGCGACGGCCTGTGGCGCTACCTGGACGGCTACGCCTTCCCCACCACCGGAACCCCCATCGAGATGGCCCGCGAGATGCTGCGCCACGCGCTCGACTCCGGGGGCCAGGACAACGTGACCATCGCCTTGATCCCCTTAGGAGTGACGCATGGGTGA